Part of the Carnobacterium mobile DSM 4848 genome, TGTTGCCGTTTATTGAAGAAGTTATAAATAAGTACAATATAGAAGGTGAAACTTTTGCTGATTTATTTGCAGGAGCAGGTTCAGTAGGAGACTATTTTAAGGGAAATTATACTATTTTATCAAATGATTATTTATACTTTTCTAAAGTAGTAAACGATGCAAAATTGTTAAACCAATGAAATTCCAAAATTTGATAGATTCAA contains:
- a CDS encoding DNA adenine methylase, which gives rise to MRFLGNKQQLLPFIEEVINKYNIEGETFADLFAGAGSVGDYFKGNYTILSNDYLYFSKVVNDAKLLNQ